A single Nostoc sp. PCC 7107 DNA region contains:
- the glyQ gene encoding glycine--tRNA ligase subunit alpha, giving the protein MNFQSVISSLHHFWRDFGCLIGQPYDIEKGAGTKNPHTFLRALGPEPWAVAYVEPCRRPTDGRYGENPNRFQHYYQYQVLIKPSPDNIQEIYLDSLRALGIRPEDHDIRFVEDNWEDATVGAWGTGWEVWLDGMEITQFTYFQQCGGIDCRPVSIEITYGLERLTMYLQQVEAFTKLQWTDNITYGDVFLQNEIEQSTYNFEASNPEMLLTLFNLYEQEANQLTERGLVLPSLDYVMKCSHTFNLLDARGVISVTERTRYIAKIRHLARKVAQLYVEQREKLGYPLLKKTAV; this is encoded by the coding sequence CGGTTGTTTGATTGGTCAACCATACGATATTGAGAAGGGAGCTGGTACTAAAAACCCCCATACATTTTTAAGAGCTTTGGGGCCAGAACCTTGGGCTGTAGCTTATGTTGAACCATGTCGCCGTCCTACAGATGGTCGTTACGGCGAAAACCCTAACCGTTTTCAGCATTACTATCAATACCAAGTTTTAATTAAGCCATCACCAGATAATATCCAAGAAATTTATCTTGATTCTTTGAGGGCTTTGGGTATTCGTCCTGAAGACCACGATATTCGGTTTGTGGAAGATAACTGGGAAGATGCAACAGTAGGCGCTTGGGGTACTGGTTGGGAAGTTTGGTTAGATGGAATGGAAATTACTCAATTTACTTACTTTCAACAATGTGGCGGAATAGATTGCAGACCTGTGTCGATTGAAATTACGTACGGGTTAGAGCGACTAACGATGTATCTCCAGCAAGTAGAAGCATTTACAAAGCTTCAGTGGACAGACAATATTACTTATGGAGATGTTTTTCTGCAAAATGAGATTGAGCAGAGTACTTACAACTTTGAAGCATCAAATCCTGAGATGCTACTAACACTGTTTAATTTATATGAGCAAGAAGCTAACCAGTTAACAGAGCGTGGTTTAGTCTTACCAAGCTTAGATTATGTAATGAAGTGTTCGCATACGTTCAATTTACTAGATGCTAGAGGAGTAATTTCTGTAACGGAAAGAACTCGTTATATTGCCAAAATTCGTCATTTGGCTAGAAAAGTAGCGCAACTATATGTAGAACAGCGAGAAAAGCTTGGCTATCCTTTGCTGAAGAAAACAGCAGTGTGA
- a CDS encoding FAD-dependent oxidoreductase yields MQQDSLKDLVLVGGGHSHAIVLRMFAMKPLQGVRLTLITPAPNTPYSGMLPGHIAGLYSYEQCHINLPRLTRFAHAQLYIDSMVNLDLDNHKVICANRPAVNFDVLSIDIGSTPATKDVLGAAEYAIPAKPVAELLENWYKLLQNINNNPQQQWNIVIVGGGAGGVELALSMQTHIQRILIANQQPIQNLEIHLFNRHQEILPYHHSLVQRQVKQILTSRDIFLHLGESVSQIAQINEESLAVKCESGLAVECQKVFWVTQASAPDWLIATGLGTDEQGFILVNDTLQSQTHPQVFAAGDIATMVNYPRPKAGVFAVRQGKPLFENLRRIILGKPLKPYLPQQQYLSLIGTGDKRAIATKGAFTLPAHPLIWRWKDWIDRRFMEQFR; encoded by the coding sequence ATGCAACAAGATTCACTAAAAGACTTAGTGCTAGTCGGTGGTGGTCACAGTCATGCGATCGTACTAAGAATGTTCGCCATGAAACCCTTACAAGGAGTACGTTTAACTTTAATTACGCCTGCACCGAATACACCTTATTCTGGAATGTTACCAGGACACATTGCTGGATTATATAGTTATGAGCAATGCCACATCAATTTGCCGAGATTGACTCGCTTTGCTCATGCACAGTTATATATAGACAGTATGGTTAATCTCGATTTAGACAATCACAAGGTAATTTGTGCGAATCGCCCCGCTGTAAATTTTGATGTACTCTCCATTGATATTGGCAGTACTCCCGCCACAAAAGATGTCCTTGGTGCAGCAGAGTATGCCATTCCAGCTAAACCTGTAGCAGAATTACTAGAAAACTGGTATAAATTACTGCAAAATATCAATAATAATCCTCAACAGCAATGGAATATTGTGATTGTTGGTGGTGGTGCTGGCGGCGTAGAATTAGCACTCTCAATGCAAACACACATACAGCGAATCTTGATCGCTAATCAACAACCAATTCAAAATCTAGAAATTCACTTGTTCAATCGTCATCAAGAAATCCTACCCTATCATCATTCCTTGGTGCAGCGCCAGGTAAAACAAATATTAACCAGCCGAGATATTTTCCTGCATCTAGGGGAATCTGTGTCCCAAATTGCACAGATAAATGAAGAATCACTAGCAGTCAAATGTGAATCTGGGTTAGCAGTCGAATGTCAAAAAGTTTTCTGGGTAACACAAGCATCAGCACCAGACTGGTTAATAGCTACAGGGCTAGGGACTGATGAACAAGGCTTTATTTTAGTCAATGACACCTTGCAATCTCAAACACACCCACAAGTATTTGCCGCAGGGGATATTGCTACAATGGTCAATTATCCCCGTCCAAAAGCAGGTGTATTTGCGGTACGTCAGGGTAAGCCATTATTTGAGAACTTGCGACGAATTATCTTAGGTAAACCACTCAAACCTTATCTACCACAGCAACAATACTTAAGTTTAATTGGTACAGGAGACAAAAGAGCGATCGCCACCAAAGGCGCGTTCACCTTACCAGCCCATCCTCTAATTTGGCGCTGGAAAGATTGGATTGACCGCCGCTTCATGGAACAGTTTAGATAG
- a CDS encoding GNAT family N-acetyltransferase: MTIRHATETDLPAIVAIYNTAIPSRLATADLKPVSVESRRLWFHGRSPNFRPLWVIEQEGVIAGWLSFQSFYGRPAYNSTAEISIYIAPAFHHCGLGRQLLTQAINESPNLGLKTLLGFIFAHNHPSLKLFETLGFQRWGHLPQVADLDGVERDLIIMGLRIGEKPKP, encoded by the coding sequence ATGACTATCCGCCATGCGACTGAAACTGATTTACCTGCGATCGTAGCTATTTATAATACGGCAATTCCTAGCCGTCTCGCCACCGCTGATTTAAAACCTGTTTCTGTGGAAAGTCGCCGCTTATGGTTTCATGGGCGATCGCCTAATTTTCGTCCTCTTTGGGTAATTGAACAGGAGGGGGTAATTGCTGGTTGGCTCAGTTTCCAATCATTTTACGGTCGACCAGCTTACAATTCAACCGCCGAAATTAGCATTTATATTGCCCCAGCTTTTCATCATTGCGGTTTAGGACGACAACTTTTAACCCAAGCAATTAATGAAAGCCCAAATTTAGGGTTAAAAACACTGTTAGGGTTTATTTTCGCCCATAATCATCCCAGCCTGAAACTTTTTGAAACATTGGGTTTTCAACGTTGGGGACATTTACCTCAAGTTGCTGATTTAGATGGGGTAGAACGTGACCTAATAATTATGGGTTTACGGATTGGGGAAAAGCCCAAACCATAG